The Flavobacterium piscisymbiosum genome includes a region encoding these proteins:
- a CDS encoding glycoside hydrolase family 3 protein — protein MKMTAQALRQKVGQFFFPAVFINDTEENIQETERLIAAHNIGGLTFFHSRASAATNYESKKKIVFNDDSYQKIKDLIVRYQKAAPTPLLISIDAEWGLAMRIEKTPQYPYAITLGALPESKSSLVYEVGKQIGLDLKAAGIHYNLSPLADINNNPNNPVIGYRSFGENKEKVADFSIEYLNGMSQVGVLGCLKHFPGHGNTNVDSHLGLPVLNETLEELLENELYPFIKGIENNVDSIMIGHLAVPSLNDGKNTSATLSKPIIETLLREQLGYDGLVISDALNMHSVSKLYETKGELEWEAFNAGNDVLCFAENVPEGIEAILKNASPERIEESFNRIMKAKEKVGILSDNNFTSGELDFEKTSALNFEVAQHSITKIIDNTNIELAFEAQKNSQLAKLSLYKGIENTFFQTLNTKLESPEFAFENLEVSDIKSIASSLENFETIIISLFVPKAKPMNNFEIDDEVLELLSNLLQTKKCIVYVFGNPYVLPIIPYLTKASGLIQVYQDFNEFQKNAGIQFLENLTCNGKLPVNIDLQ, from the coding sequence ATGAAAATGACAGCTCAAGCACTAAGACAAAAAGTGGGACAATTCTTTTTTCCCGCAGTTTTTATAAACGATACCGAAGAAAACATTCAGGAAACTGAACGATTAATCGCAGCACACAACATTGGCGGACTAACATTTTTTCACAGCCGTGCGAGTGCTGCAACAAATTACGAAAGCAAGAAAAAAATCGTTTTTAATGATGATAGTTATCAAAAAATAAAGGATCTGATTGTTCGTTATCAAAAAGCAGCACCTACTCCACTTTTAATCAGTATTGATGCCGAATGGGGTTTGGCCATGCGCATCGAAAAGACACCTCAATATCCGTACGCCATTACACTTGGCGCTTTACCTGAAAGTAAATCGAGTTTGGTTTACGAAGTGGGTAAACAAATTGGTTTAGACCTGAAAGCTGCGGGAATTCATTATAATTTATCGCCTTTGGCAGACATTAATAATAACCCGAACAATCCCGTTATTGGTTATCGTTCTTTTGGTGAAAACAAAGAAAAAGTCGCTGATTTTTCGATTGAATATCTTAATGGAATGTCGCAAGTTGGTGTTCTGGGCTGCCTGAAACACTTTCCCGGACACGGAAACACCAATGTCGATTCGCATTTGGGATTACCGGTTTTAAACGAAACCCTTGAAGAATTATTAGAAAACGAATTATATCCTTTCATTAAAGGAATCGAAAATAATGTAGACTCGATTATGATAGGCCATCTTGCCGTTCCGAGTTTGAATGACGGAAAAAATACATCGGCTACTTTATCAAAACCTATTATCGAAACGCTTCTGCGCGAGCAATTGGGTTATGACGGTTTGGTGATTTCTGATGCCTTAAACATGCACAGCGTTTCTAAACTATATGAAACCAAAGGAGAACTGGAATGGGAAGCCTTCAACGCCGGAAACGACGTTTTATGTTTCGCCGAAAATGTTCCCGAAGGAATTGAAGCGATCCTTAAAAATGCATCACCGGAACGTATCGAAGAAAGCTTTAACAGAATCATGAAAGCCAAAGAAAAAGTTGGAATTTTATCGGATAATAACTTTACTTCAGGAGAATTAGATTTCGAAAAAACATCAGCTTTAAATTTTGAAGTTGCGCAACATTCGATTACAAAAATAATCGATAACACAAATATTGAATTGGCTTTTGAAGCACAAAAAAACAGTCAATTAGCAAAACTGAGTTTATATAAAGGTATAGAGAATACTTTCTTTCAAACCTTAAATACAAAATTAGAATCTCCGGAATTTGCTTTCGAAAACTTAGAAGTTTCAGATATTAAATCAATTGCATCGAGTTTAGAAAATTTCGAAACTATTATTATTTCATTATTTGTTCCAAAAGCAAAACCTATGAACAATTTCGAAATCGACGACGAAGTTTTAGAATTGCTTTCGAACTTATTGCAAACTAAAAAATGCATCGTTTACGTTTTCGGAAATCCTTATGTTTTGCCTATTATTCCTTATTTAACAAAGGCTTCAGGATTAATTCAGGTGTATCAGGATTTTAATGAGTTCCAAAAAAATGCAGGAATTCAATTTCTTGAAAATTTAACATGCAACGGAAAATTACCTGTAAATATTGACTTACAATAA
- a CDS encoding DUF6952 family protein, which yields MKLPVIKQLTQFIEENDQDYIIETIEVLEAMTEIPSLKDEELDVIGELISNMYGALEVHKMVVQGTDKKEALNAFMKRVLGSIDK from the coding sequence ATGAAATTACCCGTAATAAAGCAATTGACCCAATTTATCGAAGAAAACGATCAGGATTATATCATTGAAACGATTGAAGTTCTGGAAGCAATGACTGAAATTCCGTCTTTAAAAGATGAAGAATTGGATGTAATTGGCGAACTAATATCTAATATGTATGGCGCACTCGAAGTACACAAAATGGTAGTTCAGGGCACCGATAAAAAAGAAGCTTTAAATGCGTTTATGAAACGTGTTTTAGGTTCTATCGATAAATAA
- a CDS encoding peroxiredoxin, producing the protein MSLVGKKFPSIAVDAISEMGDNLKINIFEEAVNNNKKVLLFWYPKDFTFVCPTELHAFQAALPEFEKRNTIVIGASCDTNEVHFAWLNTPKNNGGIEGVTYPILADTNRNLSNILGILDIDSTEYSEETDSVIIEGSNVTYRATYIIDETGKIFHESVNDMPLGRNVNEYLRMVDAYTHIQEKGEVCPANWEAGKEAMSADRISTAEYLSAN; encoded by the coding sequence ATGTCTTTAGTAGGAAAGAAATTCCCAAGTATTGCAGTAGATGCTATCTCAGAAATGGGTGACAATTTAAAAATCAACATCTTTGAAGAAGCAGTAAACAACAACAAAAAAGTATTATTGTTCTGGTACCCAAAAGATTTTACTTTTGTATGCCCAACTGAATTACACGCCTTTCAAGCTGCATTACCAGAATTTGAAAAAAGAAATACAATCGTAATTGGAGCTTCATGCGACACAAACGAAGTACACTTTGCTTGGTTAAACACTCCAAAAAACAACGGTGGAATCGAAGGTGTAACTTACCCAATTTTGGCAGATACAAACCGTAACTTATCTAACATTTTAGGAATTTTAGATATCGATTCTACAGAATACAGCGAAGAAACTGATTCAGTAATCATCGAAGGTTCAAACGTAACTTACAGAGCTACTTACATTATTGACGAAACTGGAAAAATCTTCCACGAAAGTGTAAACGATATGCCATTAGGTCGTAACGTAAACGAATACTTACGTATGGTTGATGCTTATACTCATATCCAGGAAAAAGGAGAAGTTTGTCCTGCAAACTGGGAAGCTGGAAAAGAAGCAATGAGCGCAGACAGAATCAGTACTGCTGAATACTTAAGCGCAAACTAA
- a CDS encoding GNAT family N-acetyltransferase has product MITLKRTNSDDIDFKNLVVLLDQDLAIRDGEDHAFYNQFNKTDAIKHVIVFYENDIAVGCGAFREKKEDTVEIKRMYVHPEHRKKGIASAVLAALEIWAKEVGYDYTILETGKNQPEAINLYQKLNYTIIPNYPPYEKMDNSVCMKKTL; this is encoded by the coding sequence ATGATTACCTTAAAAAGAACAAACTCTGACGATATCGATTTTAAAAATCTAGTGGTGTTATTAGATCAGGATTTAGCGATTAGAGACGGAGAAGATCACGCCTTTTACAATCAGTTTAATAAAACTGACGCGATAAAACATGTTATCGTTTTTTATGAAAATGATATTGCAGTGGGTTGTGGCGCTTTTAGGGAGAAAAAAGAAGATACAGTCGAAATCAAACGAATGTACGTGCATCCTGAGCATCGCAAAAAAGGAATTGCTTCTGCAGTTTTAGCAGCATTAGAAATTTGGGCGAAAGAAGTCGGTTATGATTATACCATTCTCGAAACCGGAAAAAACCAGCCCGAAGCCATCAACTTATATCAAAAACTAAATTATACCATAATTCCAAATTATCCGCCTTACGAAAAGATGGATAACAGTGTCTGTATGAAAAAGACTTTATAA
- a CDS encoding thioredoxin family protein: MLIDLNEDTLADLVAKNEKVVVQYSASWCGNCRIMKPKFKKLATENEAITFVLVDAENSPESRKLANVSNLPTFATFVNGKLVGETQTNKQEILIDLVNAIA, encoded by the coding sequence ATGTTAATCGACTTAAACGAAGATACGTTAGCAGATTTAGTTGCTAAAAACGAAAAAGTAGTAGTACAATATTCAGCTTCATGGTGTGGAAATTGCCGTATTATGAAACCAAAATTCAAAAAATTAGCAACAGAAAATGAAGCTATCACTTTTGTTTTGGTTGATGCAGAAAATTCTCCGGAATCAAGAAAATTAGCCAATGTAAGCAACTTGCCAACATTCGCTACTTTCGTAAACGGAAAATTAGTTGGAGAAACTCAAACCAACAAACAAGAAATTTTAATCGACTTGGTAAACGCAATTGCTTAA